One window of the Conexibacter sp. SYSU D00693 genome contains the following:
- a CDS encoding FAD-dependent monooxygenase, whose translation MIEHEVVVVGGGPTGHVLAAELALAGVDVGVLERRGGTQLESARARGLQARTIEVLDQRGIADRFLAEGERAQIVAFAGRRLDLTGFPTRHPYGLALTQDRIEAILGAWVEELPVALHRRREVTGFAQDVDGVTVDLADGERVRARYLVGCDGARSLVRKTAGIAFEGWDASTSMLQAEVEMTGEPVLGVQHDEHGTYAIGPLGDGRFGVVVREPDPTRGGQPTLEDLRAELVAVFGTDFGLRRADWVSRFTDASLQAAAYRDRRVLLAGDAAHIHSPIGGQGLGTGVQDAVNLGWKLAEVVHGTAPDALLDTYEAERRPVGARVLRTTMALTALQRVDDRMDALREKVVDLLDAEESRTRLAAELSGLDVRYDLGGDHPLVGRRMPDLDLVTEGGEPTRVFALLHDARPLLLDLGGGLDGAPRPERARVVAARAEGPWELPVVGEVLGPGAVLVRPDGHVAWVA comes from the coding sequence GTGATCGAGCACGAGGTGGTGGTGGTCGGCGGCGGGCCGACCGGGCACGTGCTCGCCGCCGAGCTCGCGCTGGCCGGCGTGGACGTCGGCGTGCTCGAGCGCCGTGGCGGCACGCAGCTCGAGAGCGCGCGGGCCCGCGGCCTGCAGGCGCGCACGATCGAGGTCCTGGACCAGCGCGGCATCGCCGACCGGTTCCTCGCCGAGGGGGAGCGCGCGCAGATCGTCGCCTTCGCCGGGCGGCGGCTCGACCTCACCGGCTTCCCGACGCGCCACCCCTACGGGCTGGCGCTGACCCAGGACCGCATCGAGGCGATCCTCGGGGCATGGGTGGAGGAGCTGCCGGTCGCGCTGCACCGCCGGCGTGAGGTCACCGGCTTCGCCCAGGACGTCGACGGCGTGACGGTCGACCTGGCCGACGGCGAGCGGGTGCGGGCGCGGTACCTCGTCGGCTGCGACGGCGCGCGCAGCCTCGTGCGCAAGACCGCCGGCATCGCGTTCGAGGGCTGGGACGCGTCCACGAGCATGCTCCAGGCCGAGGTCGAGATGACCGGCGAGCCGGTGCTCGGCGTCCAGCACGACGAGCACGGCACGTACGCGATCGGGCCGCTCGGCGACGGGCGCTTCGGCGTCGTCGTGCGCGAGCCCGACCCCACGCGCGGGGGTCAGCCGACGCTCGAGGACCTGCGCGCCGAGCTCGTCGCCGTCTTCGGGACCGACTTCGGGCTGCGCCGCGCCGACTGGGTCTCGCGCTTCACCGACGCGTCGCTGCAGGCCGCGGCCTACCGCGACCGGCGGGTCCTCCTCGCCGGCGACGCCGCGCACATCCACTCGCCGATCGGCGGCCAGGGGCTGGGGACCGGCGTGCAGGACGCCGTCAACCTCGGCTGGAAGCTCGCCGAGGTCGTGCACGGCACCGCGCCCGACGCGCTCCTGGACACCTACGAGGCCGAGCGCCGTCCCGTCGGCGCGCGGGTGCTGCGCACGACGATGGCGCTGACGGCCCTGCAGCGCGTCGACGACCGGATGGACGCCCTGCGCGAGAAGGTCGTCGACCTGCTCGACGCCGAGGAGTCACGCACGCGGCTGGCGGCCGAGCTCAGCGGGCTCGACGTCCGCTACGACCTCGGCGGCGACCACCCGCTCGTGGGGCGGCGGATGCCGGACCTCGACCTCGTCACCGAGGGCGGCGAGCCCACGCGGGTCTTCGCGCTCCTGCACGACGCGCGGCCGCTGCTGCTCGACCTGGGCGGTGGTCTCGACGGCGCGCCGCGGCCCGAGCGCGCACGGGTCGTCGCCGCGCGGGCGGAGGGCCCGTGGGAGCTGCCGGTGGTCGGCGAGGTCCTTGGGCCCGGGGCCGTCCTCGTCCGGCCTGACGGCCACGTGGCGTGGGTGGCCTAG
- a CDS encoding glycosyltransferase, which yields MRVVLSTYGSRGDVEPLVGLAVELQAMGAEVQVCAPPDEDFVERLAGIGVALVGVGPSARALTRAAPPPTSIPERAAQIVADQVRAIAPVAEGADALVATGMVPAAAGALSVAEAVGVPAVSVTFQQLTLPAAHRRPLAYPGHPLPPGETDHRVLWRHDREAINDLFRDGLNASRATLGLVPVDDVRGYVLGDRPWLASDPVLDPWIPTPGLEIVQTGAWFAPSDGRLAPEVERFLDAGDPPVYVGFGSMPMHAAADVAQVALAAVRAHGRRAVLLRGWADLTAVEGDDVLVVGEVDQAALFGRVAAAVHHGGAGTTLTATRAGVPQVVVAQAADQPYWAGRVADLGIGAAHDGPAPTVASLTAALEVALAPEVRERAAAVAAHVRTDGAAVAARLLVDVVERDRLAVTA from the coding sequence GTGCGAGTCGTGCTGTCGACCTACGGGTCGCGAGGAGATGTGGAGCCGCTGGTCGGGCTGGCGGTGGAGCTGCAGGCGATGGGCGCGGAGGTGCAGGTGTGCGCGCCGCCCGACGAGGACTTCGTGGAGCGCCTGGCGGGCATCGGCGTCGCCCTGGTCGGCGTCGGACCGTCGGCTAGGGCGCTGACGCGGGCCGCGCCGCCGCCGACGTCGATCCCCGAACGGGCGGCGCAGATCGTCGCGGATCAGGTCCGGGCCATCGCCCCCGTGGCCGAGGGCGCCGACGCCCTCGTGGCGACCGGGATGGTCCCGGCGGCGGCCGGCGCGCTGAGCGTCGCCGAGGCGGTCGGTGTGCCGGCGGTGTCGGTGACCTTCCAGCAGCTGACGCTGCCCGCCGCCCACCGGCGGCCGCTGGCCTACCCGGGCCATCCGCTGCCGCCCGGCGAGACCGACCACCGGGTGCTGTGGCGGCACGACCGCGAGGCGATCAACGACCTGTTCCGCGACGGCCTGAACGCGAGCCGGGCGACGCTCGGGCTCGTGCCGGTGGACGACGTGCGCGGCTACGTGCTGGGTGACCGGCCGTGGCTGGCCAGCGACCCGGTGCTCGACCCGTGGATCCCCACGCCGGGCCTGGAGATCGTGCAGACGGGCGCGTGGTTCGCGCCGAGCGACGGCAGGCTGGCGCCCGAGGTCGAGCGGTTCCTCGACGCGGGCGACCCGCCGGTCTACGTCGGCTTCGGCTCCATGCCGATGCACGCGGCCGCCGACGTGGCGCAGGTCGCGCTCGCCGCGGTCCGGGCCCACGGCCGGCGCGCCGTGCTGCTGCGCGGCTGGGCCGACCTGACGGCGGTCGAGGGCGACGACGTCCTCGTCGTGGGCGAGGTCGACCAGGCCGCGCTGTTCGGCCGCGTCGCCGCCGCGGTCCACCACGGCGGTGCGGGGACGACGCTCACGGCGACGCGCGCCGGCGTCCCGCAGGTCGTCGTCGCGCAGGCGGCCGACCAGCCCTACTGGGCCGGCCGCGTCGCCGACCTGGGCATCGGCGCCGCCCACGACGGCCCGGCGCCCACCGTCGCGTCCCTCACGGCGGCGCTGGAGGTCGCGCTCGCGCCCGAGGTGCGTGAGCGCGCCGCCGCCGTGGCGGCGCACGTCCGCACGGACGGGGCGGCGGTCGCCGCGCGGCTGCTCGTCGACGTCGTCGAGCGCGACCGGCTGGCGGTGACGGCGTGA
- a CDS encoding NAD(P)-dependent alcohol dehydrogenase: MTETSTRAPSGETTSARAVGAHAADAPLEALEVQRRAVGPKDVRIDIRFCGICHSDIHFTRGEWGDVPYPAVPGHEIAGVVAEVGREVTKFAPGDRVGVGCMVDSCRECENCQAGDEQYCIPGNTQTYGSTDRDGTITYGGYSDHVVVDEDFVLRIPDGLELDAAAPLLCAGVTTYSPLRHWEAGPGTRVAVVGLGGLGHLAVKIAKAMGAEVIVLSQSLRKKDDGLRLGADGYYATSDKATFKELRGSLDLIINTVSAGVDIGRILNLLKKDGTLVNVGAPPEPLPVPAFGLIMQRRSFAGSLIGSIRETQEMLDFCAEHGIAAEIEVIPASQVNEAWERVLKSDVRYRFVIDSSTL; encoded by the coding sequence ATGACCGAGACCAGCACGCGCGCCCCCTCGGGCGAGACGACCAGCGCCCGCGCCGTCGGCGCCCATGCCGCCGACGCCCCGCTCGAGGCGCTCGAGGTCCAGCGCCGCGCCGTCGGGCCCAAGGACGTCCGCATCGACATCAGGTTCTGCGGCATCTGCCACTCGGACATCCACTTCACCCGCGGCGAGTGGGGCGACGTGCCCTACCCCGCCGTCCCGGGCCATGAGATCGCGGGCGTCGTCGCGGAGGTCGGCCGCGAGGTCACGAAGTTCGCGCCAGGCGACCGCGTCGGCGTCGGCTGCATGGTCGACTCGTGCCGGGAGTGCGAGAACTGCCAGGCCGGCGACGAGCAGTACTGCATCCCCGGCAACACCCAGACCTACGGCTCGACGGACCGCGACGGGACGATCACCTACGGCGGCTACTCCGACCACGTCGTCGTCGACGAGGACTTCGTCCTGCGCATCCCGGACGGCCTCGAGCTCGACGCCGCCGCGCCGCTCCTGTGCGCCGGCGTCACCACCTACTCGCCGCTGCGCCACTGGGAGGCCGGTCCGGGCACGCGCGTGGCCGTCGTCGGCCTCGGCGGCCTCGGCCACCTGGCGGTCAAGATCGCCAAGGCGATGGGCGCCGAGGTCATCGTCCTCTCGCAGTCGCTGCGCAAGAAGGACGACGGCCTGCGCCTCGGCGCCGACGGCTACTACGCCACGAGCGACAAGGCGACGTTCAAGGAGCTGCGCGGCTCGCTGGACCTGATCATCAACACCGTGAGCGCGGGCGTCGACATCGGGCGCATCCTGAACCTGCTCAAGAAGGACGGCACGCTCGTCAACGTCGGCGCGCCGCCCGAGCCGCTGCCGGTCCCGGCCTTCGGACTGATCATGCAGCGCCGCTCCTTCGCCGGGTCGCTCATCGGCTCCATCCGCGAGACCCAGGAGATGCTCGACTTCTGCGCCGAGCACGGGATCGCCGCGGAGATCGAGGTCATCCCGGCCTCGCAGGTCAACGAGGCGTGGGAGCGCGTCCTCAAGTCCGACGTCCGCTACCGCTTCGTCATCGACAGCTCGACGCTCTAG
- a CDS encoding plastocyanin/azurin family copper-binding protein encodes MRTRLASLLALPVATGGALVATTVAPAHHFAPVEIRGYAFSPSSVTIAANEEVLWTWTGLDRNHSVTAEPGQAEAFDSDPQGVRPAPQGRGYSWVFRTPGTYRYLCKVHPTMRGTVVVTPAADGAGTTTDPTSTSPAADDTRPVVDRLRVTRRARSKLAVRFRLDERADVELGVERLRPGRSAQRVLTRSLNRAAGTHRATLGVQRLRRGRYRLTVSAIDAANNVSRTLRAAVTLVR; translated from the coding sequence ATGCGGACCCGCCTCGCTTCGCTCCTCGCGCTCCCGGTCGCCACCGGCGGAGCGCTCGTCGCCACCACCGTCGCCCCCGCGCACCACTTCGCCCCGGTGGAGATCCGCGGCTACGCCTTCTCGCCCTCGTCGGTCACCATCGCGGCCAACGAGGAGGTCCTGTGGACGTGGACCGGCCTGGACCGCAACCACTCGGTCACCGCCGAGCCCGGTCAGGCCGAGGCCTTCGACTCCGACCCGCAGGGCGTCCGGCCGGCGCCGCAGGGGCGCGGCTACAGCTGGGTCTTCCGCACCCCGGGCACCTACCGCTACCTCTGCAAGGTCCACCCGACCATGCGCGGGACCGTCGTCGTCACACCCGCGGCGGACGGCGCCGGCACGACGACCGACCCCACGAGCACGTCCCCCGCGGCCGACGACACCCGCCCGGTCGTCGACCGCCTGCGGGTGACCAGGCGCGCCCGCTCCAAGCTCGCCGTCCGCTTCCGCCTCGACGAGCGCGCCGACGTGGAGCTCGGGGTCGAGCGCCTGCGCCCCGGCCGGTCGGCCCAGCGCGTCCTCACCCGGTCGCTGAACCGCGCCGCCGGCACCCACCGCGCGACGCTCGGCGTCCAGCGCCTGCGCCGCGGGCGCTACCGGCTGACCGTCTCGGCGATCGACGCCGCGAACAACGTCTCGCGGACGCTGCGCGCGGCGGTCACCCTCGTGCGCTAG
- a CDS encoding glycoside hydrolase encodes MRGAAAALLAALSLAAAGCGDDAGGTGSAGAARSSSLVDTRAERPWVNAFDVLPRSGDLLLATNRGLFRIAANGSSVRRVRGRVRDAAGTSPVGTFLFLRAIGGRTLLGSGHPDDERALPPYLGLIRSEDEGRSWTVVSRLAEADLHQVRLAGRELYAFDAATSSMLRSQDGGRTFQDSAPPEPLLVDFVVDPADRDVLVASGENGLYRSQDGGRRWRRLERDVSPRLAWPSADRLLRADRDGRVRRSGDGGRTWHDLGRVDGEPVALAVGRGGELLLALTDGTVLASSDGGATFETRFTPPTRTPR; translated from the coding sequence GTGAGGGGCGCGGCTGCCGCGCTCCTCGCGGCGCTGTCGCTCGCCGCGGCCGGGTGCGGCGACGACGCCGGCGGCACCGGCAGCGCAGGTGCGGCGCGGTCGTCGTCGCTGGTCGACACGCGCGCCGAGCGGCCGTGGGTCAACGCCTTCGACGTGCTGCCGCGCAGCGGCGACCTGCTGCTCGCGACGAACCGCGGGCTGTTCCGCATCGCCGCCAACGGGTCGTCGGTCCGGCGCGTGCGCGGGCGGGTCCGCGACGCGGCCGGGACGTCCCCGGTCGGGACGTTCCTCTTCCTGCGCGCGATCGGCGGGCGGACGCTGCTGGGCTCCGGCCACCCGGACGACGAACGCGCGCTGCCGCCCTACCTGGGCCTGATCCGCTCCGAGGACGAGGGGCGGTCCTGGACGGTGGTGTCGCGCCTCGCCGAGGCCGACCTGCACCAGGTCCGCCTCGCCGGCCGCGAGCTGTACGCCTTCGACGCCGCGACGTCGTCGATGCTGCGCTCGCAGGACGGCGGCCGCACGTTCCAGGACTCCGCGCCGCCCGAGCCGCTGCTCGTCGACTTCGTCGTCGACCCGGCCGATCGCGACGTCCTCGTCGCCTCCGGCGAGAACGGGCTCTACCGCTCGCAGGACGGCGGGCGCCGTTGGCGCCGCCTCGAGCGCGACGTCTCCCCGCGCCTGGCCTGGCCTTCCGCCGACCGGCTGCTGCGCGCGGACCGCGACGGCCGCGTCCGCCGATCGGGCGACGGCGGCCGCACCTGGCACGACCTCGGCCGCGTCGACGGCGAGCCCGTCGCCCTGGCGGTCGGCCGCGGCGGCGAGCTGCTCCTGGCCCTCACCGACGGCACGGTCCTCGCGTCGTCCGACGGCGGCGCGACGTTCGAGACGCGCTTCACGCCGCCGACGCGCACGCCGCGGTGA
- a CDS encoding methylmalonyl-CoA mutase encodes MSAYSAAPPSQPQTFDDWQALYDLTPERQDAEFLTLSGEEVRPLYTEADLPERDQIGLPGAFPFTRGVYPSMYRGRLWTVRQFAGFGTAEETNERFHYLLDHGQTGLSTAFDMPSLMGHDSDSPLSLGEVGREGTAVDTLDDMQDLFAGIDLGEVSVSMTINAPAAIAMAFYVVAAEKSGVPADRLGGTIQADILKEYIAQKEWCFPVDAGMRLLGDMVQWCSTEMPRWHPISISGYHIREAGSTAAQELAFTLKDGLTYVEQAVERGLDVDDFAPRLSFFFNAQIDFFEEIAKYRAARRIWARELKETFGAKNPKSWLMRFHTQTAGVSLTAQQPLNNITRTAIEALAGVLGGTQSLHTNSYDEALALPTEEAVRIALRTQQVIAHETGVTNTIDPLGGSYFVEALTDQLEAQAYDYFRRIDELGGMVQAVKENYPQREIADASYELQHRIDAGSRVVVGVNRFQHVDEQPIEILRIDPALERKQIDRVKAVRGRRDSQAVTDVLAQLRAAAATDQNLMPILLDCARAHATEGEIVHALQDVWGDYTETPVF; translated from the coding sequence ATGTCCGCCTATTCCGCTGCACCGCCCTCCCAGCCCCAGACGTTCGACGACTGGCAGGCCCTCTACGACCTCACCCCGGAGCGTCAGGACGCGGAGTTCCTGACGCTCTCCGGGGAGGAGGTTCGGCCGTTGTACACGGAGGCTGATCTCCCGGAGCGCGACCAGATCGGGTTGCCGGGGGCGTTTCCGTTCACGCGTGGGGTGTATCCGTCGATGTACCGGGGGCGGTTGTGGACGGTCAGGCAGTTCGCGGGGTTCGGGACGGCGGAGGAGACCAACGAGCGCTTCCACTACCTGCTCGATCATGGGCAGACGGGGTTGTCGACGGCGTTTGACATGCCGTCGTTGATGGGCCACGACAGCGATTCGCCGCTCAGCCTGGGTGAGGTGGGGCGGGAGGGCACGGCGGTCGACACGCTGGATGACATGCAGGACCTGTTCGCCGGGATCGATCTCGGTGAGGTGTCGGTGTCGATGACGATCAACGCGCCGGCGGCGATCGCGATGGCGTTCTACGTCGTGGCGGCGGAGAAGTCCGGGGTGCCGGCGGATCGTCTTGGGGGGACGATCCAGGCCGACATCCTCAAGGAGTACATCGCGCAGAAGGAGTGGTGCTTTCCGGTCGATGCGGGGATGCGACTGCTCGGCGACATGGTGCAGTGGTGCTCGACGGAGATGCCCCGCTGGCATCCGATCTCGATCTCGGGCTACCACATCCGCGAGGCGGGTTCGACGGCGGCGCAGGAGCTCGCGTTCACCCTCAAGGACGGCCTGACGTACGTGGAGCAGGCGGTGGAGCGGGGCCTGGACGTCGATGACTTCGCGCCCAGGTTGTCGTTCTTCTTCAACGCGCAGATCGACTTCTTCGAGGAGATCGCCAAGTACCGCGCCGCGCGGCGGATCTGGGCCCGCGAGCTCAAGGAGACGTTCGGGGCCAAGAACCCGAAGTCGTGGTTGATGCGCTTTCACACCCAGACCGCCGGGGTGTCGCTGACCGCGCAGCAGCCGCTGAACAACATCACCCGCACCGCGATCGAAGCGCTGGCCGGCGTGCTCGGTGGGACGCAGTCGCTGCACACCAACTCCTATGACGAGGCGCTCGCGCTGCCCACCGAGGAGGCGGTGCGCATCGCGCTGCGCACCCAGCAGGTCATCGCGCATGAGACCGGGGTGACGAACACGATCGATCCGCTGGGCGGCTCGTACTTCGTGGAGGCGTTGACCGATCAGCTCGAGGCGCAGGCCTATGACTACTTCCGGCGCATCGACGAGCTCGGCGGCATGGTCCAGGCCGTCAAGGAGAACTACCCCCAGCGCGAGATCGCCGACGCCTCCTACGAGCTCCAGCACCGCATCGACGCCGGCTCCCGGGTCGTCGTCGGCGTCAACCGCTTCCAGCACGTCGACGAGCAGCCCATCGAGATCCTCAGGATCGACCCGGCGCTGGAGCGCAAGCAGATCGACCGCGTCAAAGCCGTCCGCGGCCGCCGCGACTCCCAGGCCGTCACCGACGTCCTGGCGCAGCTGCGGGCCGCCGCCGCCACCGACCAGAACCTCATGCCCATCCTCCTGGACTGCGCCCGCGCCCACGCCACCGAAGGCGAGATCGTCCACGCCCTCCAAGACGTCTGGGGCGACTACACCGAGACCCCCGTCTTCTAG
- a CDS encoding SDR family oxidoreductase: MTTLTAADTPSDQRPLTGRVAVITGASSGMGAATAESLAAAGAKVALLARRKDRLDALVERLAPTGAEVVAHQLDVTDQDAADAVAARVREQLGRVDLVFNNAGVMLPGPITQQPRDEWQHQIDLNVTGLMHTIGAFVPQLVEAGQAGGTADLINTSSIAAQNIFPGFAVYSATKAFVTHLSRTLRAELGAQGVRVSTIEPGITETELQGHVTDEASKAWLADAAQTMELLQPQDIASVVTYLAGLPRRVNLQQVTVMPTQEQM; the protein is encoded by the coding sequence ATGACCACGCTCACCGCCGCCGACACCCCCAGCGACCAGCGCCCCCTCACGGGCCGCGTCGCCGTGATCACCGGCGCCTCCTCCGGCATGGGCGCCGCCACCGCCGAGTCGCTCGCCGCCGCCGGCGCGAAGGTCGCGCTGCTCGCCCGTCGCAAGGACCGCCTCGACGCCCTCGTCGAGCGGCTCGCCCCGACCGGCGCCGAGGTCGTCGCTCATCAGCTCGACGTGACCGACCAGGACGCGGCCGACGCGGTCGCCGCCCGCGTGCGCGAGCAGCTCGGGCGCGTCGACCTCGTGTTCAACAACGCCGGCGTCATGCTCCCGGGGCCGATCACCCAGCAGCCGCGCGACGAGTGGCAGCACCAGATCGACCTCAACGTCACCGGCCTCATGCACACGATCGGCGCGTTCGTCCCGCAGCTCGTCGAGGCCGGTCAGGCGGGCGGCACGGCCGACCTGATCAACACGAGCTCGATCGCCGCCCAGAACATCTTCCCCGGCTTCGCCGTCTACTCGGCGACCAAGGCGTTCGTGACGCACCTGTCGCGCACCCTGCGGGCCGAGCTCGGCGCTCAGGGCGTGCGGGTCAGCACCATCGAGCCCGGCATCACCGAGACCGAGCTGCAGGGCCACGTGACCGACGAGGCCAGCAAGGCGTGGCTGGCCGACGCCGCGCAGACGATGGAGCTCCTGCAGCCGCAGGACATCGCCTCCGTGGTCACCTACCTCGCCGGCCTGCCGCGGCGGGTGAACCTCCAGCAGGTCACGGTCATGCCGACCCAGGAGCAGATGTAG
- a CDS encoding helix-turn-helix transcriptional regulator: MSANHELREFLRSRRARRTPDEVGMAPGPGHRRVPGLRREEVAQLAGVSVDYYVRLEQGRASSVSTDVLEAIARALCLDEAERAHLLHLAKPVLARRRGPDPGGQRVRPGVQLLLDTLRTPAFVLGRRTDVLATNAMARALLCDFDALEPRERNHARWVFLNPVARERYVDWEAVARDNVAALRLDAGRFPDDAVLNELIGELSVKSREFAAWWAQHDVVRLAHGTKGYRHPVAGDVEVQYEALDLPADQDQTLFVYSAPEGSASAKGLDLLASWIAEPAGPGLLTT, translated from the coding sequence ATGTCGGCCAACCACGAGCTCCGCGAGTTCCTGCGCTCCCGCCGCGCGCGGCGCACCCCCGACGAGGTCGGGATGGCGCCGGGGCCGGGGCACCGCCGCGTCCCGGGGCTGCGCCGCGAGGAGGTCGCGCAGCTCGCCGGCGTGAGCGTCGACTACTACGTCCGCCTCGAGCAGGGGCGCGCCAGCAGCGTCTCGACGGACGTGCTCGAGGCGATCGCGCGGGCACTGTGCCTCGACGAGGCCGAGCGCGCGCACCTCCTCCACCTCGCCAAGCCGGTCCTCGCGCGGCGCCGCGGCCCGGACCCTGGCGGCCAGCGCGTGCGGCCGGGCGTCCAGCTGCTGCTCGACACCCTGCGCACGCCGGCGTTCGTCCTTGGGCGGCGCACCGACGTCCTGGCGACCAACGCCATGGCCCGCGCTCTGCTCTGCGACTTCGACGCCCTGGAGCCGCGCGAGCGCAACCACGCCCGGTGGGTGTTCCTCAACCCGGTGGCGCGGGAGCGCTACGTCGACTGGGAGGCGGTCGCGCGCGACAACGTCGCGGCCCTGCGCCTCGACGCCGGACGCTTCCCGGACGACGCCGTCCTCAACGAGCTCATCGGCGAGCTGAGCGTCAAGAGCCGCGAGTTCGCCGCCTGGTGGGCCCAGCACGACGTGGTGCGCCTGGCGCACGGGACCAAGGGCTACCGCCACCCGGTGGCTGGCGACGTCGAGGTCCAGTACGAGGCGCTCGACCTCCCCGCCGACCAGGACCAGACGCTCTTCGTCTACTCCGCGCCGGAGGGCAGCGCCTCCGCCAAGGGCCTGGACCTGCTCGCGAGCTGGATCGCCGAGCCGGCCGGGCCGGGTCTGCTCACGACCTGA
- a CDS encoding TetR family transcriptional regulator — MPTTVTPRERVLDAALREFAEHGVAGARVDRIARAAKTSKERVYAYFRSKDELYVAVAAGQLQQVMESTQLDPADLPGYVGELFDFYVAHPEMLRLVGWGRLEPNEALAGMGAAGQASLRAKLATIAQGQADGVLDDAFAPLDVLLLLVHLSMGWLMAVEFHQLEDPADPEVVARRRAAAVLAAERLFPAPR; from the coding sequence GTGCCGACGACCGTCACGCCCAGGGAGCGAGTGCTCGACGCGGCGCTGCGCGAGTTCGCCGAGCACGGGGTGGCGGGGGCGCGGGTCGACCGCATCGCGCGAGCGGCGAAGACCAGCAAGGAGCGCGTGTACGCGTACTTCCGCTCCAAGGACGAGCTGTACGTGGCCGTCGCCGCCGGGCAGCTGCAGCAGGTCATGGAGAGCACGCAGCTCGACCCCGCCGACCTGCCGGGCTACGTGGGCGAGCTGTTCGACTTCTACGTCGCGCACCCCGAGATGCTGCGGCTCGTCGGGTGGGGACGGCTGGAGCCCAACGAGGCACTCGCCGGGATGGGCGCCGCCGGACAGGCGTCGCTGCGGGCCAAGCTCGCCACGATCGCCCAGGGCCAGGCCGACGGGGTGCTCGACGACGCCTTCGCGCCGCTCGACGTCCTGCTCCTCCTCGTCCACCTCAGCATGGGATGGCTGATGGCGGTCGAGTTCCACCAGCTCGAGGATCCCGCCGACCCCGAGGTCGTCGCCCGCCGCCGGGCCGCCGCCGTGCTCGCCGCCGAGCGGCTGTTCCCGGCGCCCCGGTGA
- a CDS encoding aldo/keto reductase, translating to MHRRTLGTQGLEVSALGFGTMGFTLAYGQGSTQAEVTATIAAAHEAGITFFDTAELYGNGTGSNEQLLGKAVAPFRDEVVIATKFGFDMSAEPLGSAVDSRPERIRQVAENSLRHLGVDVLDVLYQHRVDPDVPVEDVAGTVKELIDEGKVRFFGLSEAGPESLRRAHAVQPVSVLQTEYSVFERDVEAEVLPVVRELGIGFVAYSPLGRGFLTGDVRPAAEYPADDMRSWDDRWQPGNFERNLEAVRQLTGLAESKAITVSQLALAWLLAQGDDVVPIPGTRSPQRVRENAAAADVVLTPEDLETIRAALPEGAFGSRYPAAFMPKG from the coding sequence ATGCATCGACGGACCCTCGGCACCCAGGGCCTCGAGGTCTCGGCACTCGGCTTCGGGACCATGGGCTTCACCCTCGCCTACGGCCAGGGCAGCACCCAGGCGGAGGTCACGGCCACCATCGCCGCCGCCCACGAGGCGGGCATCACGTTCTTCGACACCGCCGAGCTCTACGGCAACGGGACGGGCTCCAACGAGCAGCTCCTGGGCAAGGCCGTGGCGCCGTTCCGCGACGAGGTCGTCATCGCGACGAAGTTCGGCTTCGACATGAGCGCCGAGCCGCTGGGCAGCGCCGTCGACAGCCGGCCCGAGCGCATCCGCCAGGTCGCGGAGAACAGCCTGCGCCACCTCGGCGTCGACGTCCTCGACGTCCTCTACCAGCACCGCGTCGACCCGGACGTGCCCGTGGAGGACGTCGCCGGCACCGTCAAGGAGCTCATCGACGAGGGCAAGGTGCGCTTCTTCGGCCTCAGCGAAGCGGGGCCCGAGTCGCTGCGCCGCGCGCACGCCGTGCAGCCGGTGTCGGTCCTGCAGACCGAGTACTCGGTCTTCGAGCGCGACGTCGAGGCCGAGGTGCTGCCCGTCGTCCGCGAGCTCGGCATCGGCTTCGTCGCCTACTCCCCGCTGGGGCGCGGCTTCCTGACCGGCGACGTCCGGCCCGCGGCCGAGTACCCCGCCGACGACATGCGCAGCTGGGACGACCGCTGGCAGCCGGGCAACTTCGAGCGCAACCTCGAGGCCGTGCGGCAGCTCACGGGCCTGGCCGAGAGCAAGGCCATCACCGTGAGCCAGCTCGCCCTCGCCTGGCTGCTGGCCCAGGGCGACGACGTCGTCCCGATCCCCGGGACGCGCAGCCCGCAGCGCGTGCGCGAGAACGCGGCGGCGGCCGACGTCGTCCTGACGCCCGAGGACCTGGAGACCATCCGCGCCGCCCTGCCCGAGGGCGCCTTCGGCAGCCGCTACCCGGCGGCGTTCATGCCGAAGGGCTGA